A window of the Hippoglossus stenolepis isolate QCI-W04-F060 chromosome 8, HSTE1.2, whole genome shotgun sequence genome harbors these coding sequences:
- the drd2l gene encoding dopamine receptor D2 like yields MTFHNESEETFPPSFPPSFPPSFSEHNFSVLFTHDPSDFPTSSPLTSSNCTSPQSASSPPYNFYAVLLVLLIFCVVFGNVLVCVAVSRERALQTTTNYLIVSLAVSDLLLATLVMPWGVYLECVVGEWHFSLIHCDILLTLDVMMCTASILNLCAISIDRYTAVAMPLLYNTRYSSRRRVAVMIAVVWFLSFAISCPLLFGLNNTADPEGTTCSFADPAFVVYSSVASFYVPFIVTLLVYAQICVVLRKRGRRTAPSRRHGLHTQRGAEAGEGHRHRKNKCTQPEDVKLCTLILRPSTAAPQRKKVTLVKEAVVHPLEVEPGQFLPQTGQSLAPPPAPQTSSHSGRATISLSISVGPAPVLPSTVTRSGLMPRPPTLEDGMRGREGWRERSGGRERWGITKERVRGRLSQQKERKATQMLAIVLGVFIICWLPFFLTHVLKAHCRSCCITPSLYSAVTWLGYLNSAVNPIIYTTFNIEFRKAFIKILHC; encoded by the exons ATGACTTTCCACAATGAGTCAGAAGAgaccttccctccctccttccctccctccttccctccctccttctcggAGCACAACTTCTCCGTCTTATTCACCCACGACCCCTCGGActtccccacctcctccccgcTGACCTCCTCCAACTGCACCAGCCCCCAGTCGGCCTCCTCTCCCCCGTACAACTTCTACGCGGTGCTGCTGGTGCTCCTCATCTTCTGCGTGGTGTTCGGCAACGTGCTGGTGTGCGTGGCGGTGTCTCGGGAGCGGGCTCTGCAGACCACCACCAACTACCTCATCGTCTCACTGGCTGTGTCCGACCTGCTGCTGGCCACGCTGGTCATGCCGTGGGGCGTCtacctggagtgt GTGGTGGGAGAGTGGCACTTCAGCCTCATCCACTGTGACATCCTGCTCACCCTGGACGTCATGATGTGCACGGCCAGTATCCTCAACCTCTGCGCCATCAGCATCGACAG GTACACAGCGGTGGCCATGCCGCTGCTCTACAACACCAGATACAGCTCCAGGCGGAGGGTGGCGGTGATGATCGCTGTGGTGTGGTTCCTCTCGTTTGCCATCTCCTGCCCATTACTGTTTGGACTCAACAACACTG CCGACCCAGAAGGCACCACCTGCAGTTTTGCCGACCCGGCCTTCGTGGTGTACTCCTCTGTGGCCTCGTTCTACGTTCCCTTCATCGTCACATTGCTGGTGTATGCGCAGATCTGCGTGGTGCTGCGCAAGCGAGGCAGACGCACGGCCCCGTCGCGCAGACACGGTCTGCACACGCAGCGCGGGGCTGAAGCAGGAGAGGGTCATCGGCACAGAAAG AATAAGTGCACACAGCCAGAGGATGTGAAGTTATGCACCCTGATCCTGAGGCCCAGCACAGCCGCCCCGCAGCGCAAGAAAGTg ACCCTGGTGAAGGAGGCCGTGGTTCACCCCCTCGAAGTGGAGCCGGGTCAGTTTCTGCCGCAGACGGGGCAGAGTCTGGCTCCTCCCCCTGCGCCCCAGACCTCCTCCCACTCGGGACGGGCAACCATCTCCCTGTCCATCTCCGTCGGACCTGCCCCGGTTCTCCCTTCAACCGTGACCCGATCGGGCCTGATGCCTCGTCCCCCAACTCTGGAGGATGGCATGAGGGGGCGCGAGGGATGGAGGGAGCGCAgcggaggcagagagagatgggggatcACcaaggagagggtgagagggaggCTGTCTCagcagaaggagaggaaggcGACACAGATGCTCGCTATCGTCCTCG GCGTGTTCATCATCTGCTGGCTGCCTTTCTTCCTGACCCACGTGCTGAAGGCCcactgcaggagctgctgcatCACGCCCTCGCTCTACAGCGCTGTCACCTGGCTGGGATACCTCAACAGCGCCGTCAACCCCATCATCTACACCACTTTCAACATCGAGTTCCGCAAAGCCTTCATCAAGATCCTGCACTGCTGA